In Mastacembelus armatus chromosome 5, fMasArm1.2, whole genome shotgun sequence, a single genomic region encodes these proteins:
- the LOC113130990 gene encoding retinol dehydrogenase 12 codes for MNMLDILHHPLWAFCAALLALVVRLQRRGRWDPKACNVRLKGKTAVVTGANTGIGKFIALDFARRGARVILACRSEARGTAALEEIREKSGNSDIHLRLVDLSILDSVREFAKRILEEEKALHILVNNAGVSGLPRQITKDGLDASFATNHLGPFLLTNLLLDLMKRSAPARIVTLSSVNHKKGHVDFAHFHGENLTYYMDKVYNHTKLHNIICTNELARRLRGTGVTANSVHPGIVLTKVLRHYPLMVRCIFNFIGFLFFKSPEEGAVSSIYCAVAEDTEGITGKYFDSDCSLVLPSPLARDPALAAKDFEMCERLTSKL; via the exons ATGAATATGTTGGATATTCTTCATCACCCATTGTGGGCATTTTGTGCGGCGCTGCTGGCGCTGGTGGTGCGCCTTCAGCGGAGAGGGCGCTGGGATCCAAAAGCGTGCAATGTGCGCCTCAAAGGGAAAACCGCTGTAGTGACAGGAGCCAACACGG GGATCGGGAAGTTTATTGCCTTGGACTTTGCACGCCGTGGGGCCCGTGTTATCCTAGCCTGTCGAAGCGAAGCCCGGGGGACAGCAGCACTTGAAGAAATCAGAGAAAAATCAGGAAATTCTGACATCCATCTCCGTTTGGTGGACCTATCTATTCTGGACTCTGTCAGGGAATTTGCTAAGAGGATCCTTGAGGAGGAGAAAGCGCTCCATATCCTTGTCAACAATGCTGGAGTATCAG GTTTGCCCAGGCAGATAACCAAAGATGGTTTAGATGCTTCTTTTGCCACGAACCATCTGGGGCCATTCCTACTCACCAATTTGCTGCTGG ACCTGATGAAGCGTTCAGCTCCGGCACGTATTGTCACCCTCAGCTCTGTCAACCATAAGAAGGGCCATGTGGACTTCGCTCATTTTCATGGGGAGAACCTCACTTATTACATGGATAAAGTCTATAACCACACTAAGCTGCACAACATCATCTGTACAAACGAGCTAGCACGCAGGCTACGGGGGACAG GTGTCACTGCAAACTCTGTCCATCCTGGTATTGTCTTGACTAAAGTGTTGAGACACTATCCACTTATGGTTCGTTGTATTTTCAATTTCATTGGATTCCTCTTTTTCAAG TCTCCAGAAGAGGGTGCAGTCAGCTCAATCTATTGTGCAGTGGCGGAGGATACAGAGGGCATAACTGGCAAGTATTTTGACAGCGACTGCTCCCTGGTTCTTCCCTCTCCTTTAGCTCGAGACCCTGCCCTCGCAGCCAAGGACTTCGAGATGTGTGAGAGACTGACGTCAAAGCTCTGA